The Paenibacillus spongiae nucleotide sequence GAAAACCGCCCCCTATTCGGAGGCGGCGAAAAAAAGGACTGCTCAACAAATAGGCAGGCCAAGAAACCGTTTAATGAAGAGATCGCCAATGACCCGTTCTTCCATTTCACGATCAGACAGGTCGTAGTACCGCTGTACGATATGCAGTTTGAACTTCAAGGAGGGAGCATAAGGTCGGGGCCCCCTTGAAGAATACAAATGGGCACAGATACGGTCTGTGAAACCAAAGTCAATGAGTTTGTCTATCTGGGCGAAACGTTGATTGTTCAGATATTCCGCTCTTACATGATTTTCTCGCCCATCAGCGAGGCAATCAGCTCGACCGCCGCCTTCGCCGTCTGGTTCTGGATATCGAGCGTCGGATTCACCTCGACGAACTCCGCGCTTGTCACGATGCCCGCATCGGCAAGCAGCTCCATGGCAAGCAAGCTTTCGCGGAGCGTAATTCCCGCCGGAACGGGAGTGCCTACTCCCGGCGCATCCTTCGGATCGACGCCGTCCAGATCCAAGCTCAAATGGACGCCGTCCGTGCCTTTGGATACGAAATCGATCGCCCGTTCCGTTACGGCCGATATGCCCAAGCGGTCGACTTCATGCATGGTGAAAACCGTTACGCCCAACCGCTTCAAAAAAACCCGTTCGCCGGGATCCAGAGATCGCGCGCCGATGATTACGACATGCTCGGGCTTCACCTTCGGGCGATCTCCCCCGATACCGGTCAGCAGCGGATGCCCGTAGCCCATGGCCACGGCCAGCGCCATCCCGTGAATGTTGCCGGATGGCGACGTTTCCGCCGTATTGACGTCGCCGTGGGAGTCGTACCAGATGACGCCGACATTCGTCTTATGCCTTCGCAGCCCTGCCAGCGTC carries:
- a CDS encoding transposase, with product MYSSRGPRPYAPSLKFKLHIVQRYYDLSDREMEERVIGDLFIKRFLGLPIC
- the rocF gene encoding arginase produces the protein MKERENKELSLIGVPMDLGADRRGVDMGPSSIRCAGVEQRLEQLGFVVADEGDLVVRRAKHHSDVPESNLKYLYEIVRVNEELCEAVAGIAGRGRFPLVLGGDHSIAIGTLAGLRRHKTNVGVIWYDSHGDVNTAETSPSGNIHGMALAVAMGYGHPLLTGIGGDRPKVKPEHVVIIGARSLDPGERVFLKRLGVTVFTMHEVDRLGISAVTERAIDFVSKGTDGVHLSLDLDGVDPKDAPGVGTPVPAGITLRESLLAMELLADAGIVTSAEFVEVNPTLDIQNQTAKAAVELIASLMGEKIM